The Negativicutes bacterium DNA window CAGATCTTGCCCTGTTTCTTCCATTGTTTTGGGTTTCGCTTGCCCTCCCCTGAGATGAATTGGTTTCCCGGTCGGATTATCGTGCCGATTCCATTTTCAGTTCGCCCAAAATCCTTTTTTTTGCAGCTTCCACTTCGAAATAAACCCGTTCCAGATCAATGGTGGGATAATCTCCATCCCGATAAATTACCTTGCCGTCAACCATCGTCAGGCAAACATCACTGCCGCTGGCCGCGTAGAGCAGATTGCTCAGCATTTGATGAACCGGCTGCCAGGAGGGTGAAGTTGTGTCCAGCACCGTCAGATCTGCCCGGTAGCCTGTTGCCAGGATACCGCAATCCTCACGCCGCTGGGCCCGCCAGCCATTGCCGACAGCCGCCTGCAGCGCTTCTGCCGGCGTGACTAAGGTGGGATCGTTGTATTTGGTTTTTTGCAAAAGGGCAAAAAAGCGCATTTCCTCCAGCATATTCAAGTTGTTATTACTGGCTGCACCATCGGTTCCCAAAGCAACCCGGATTCCGGCCTGCTTCAGGTTTAGATAAGGCAAAATTCCGCTCGCCAGTTTCAGGTTGCTCTTGGGACAGGTCGCCACTGTCACCTGATGTTCCTGTAAAATCGCATAATCTTCCGCTTCCAGCCATACGCCGTGTGCCGCTGTGACCGGCACATCGAACAGGCCCAGGCGATTAAAATACTGCACCGGGGTAAACCCTTGGTGACGGCTGCGGCAGCCTTCCGTTTCTTCTTTGGTTTCGCAAAGATGCACGTGAATGCCGGTTTGCAACTCCTTTGCCAAACCGACTGCTCCTCTGACCATTTTTTCATCGGTGGTATACTCGCCATGCAAACCAACATCGATACGGATCAAGCCGTCATCGGCGCCGTGATACTCCGAATGAACCCGCCTGGTTTCCAAACTGACCGGTGAACGGTTAAAATCGCCGCCGTAAGTACCAACAAGGGTATGAGAAAGATTTGCTTTCATACCGGCCGATAAAAACGCATCCGCGATCTGGGGGACGAAATAGTACATATCCGTCGTAGAGACGATACCAAAACGAGCCATTTCAGCAATGCCCAAAAGGGTAGCATAATAGATTTCAGACGGTTTCCAGTGTGCTTCAAACGGGAAAATACAATTGTTCAGCCAAGACGCCAAAGCCATGTTTTCTCCATAGCCTCGCAGCAGCGTCATCGGGGTATGGCTGTGGCTGTTGACAAACCCGGGCAGCAGCAGTTTCCCTTCCCCACGGTAGCATTCACCGAAATCGCCTTGCGGCGGCGTCTCGCCCGCATAGGCAATTCTCTTATTCTCGACAGCAACATAACCATTGGGAATCACTTTGTGATTCGCATCGAGAAACGCTATGTTTTGAAACAGCATCTTACTTTCTCCCTTCCAACCGGACCGCCAGTCAGGCGGCGCAGACCGACTGTCGGCCGTAATCCGGATTGACCACAAAGCTGAATTTCCGCACGGTTGCTCTGATCAGCACACAACTTTTAGGCGGGTTTGAAAATTTTCTGAGGGTTTAAGATCGCATAAGGATCAAATACCTGTTTCACCGCCTGCATTAAGCAAACCTGTGCCCGCCCTAAGCGCTGCAGTAAATACTCCTGTTTTTCCCATCCGATGCCATGCTCCCCGGAAACCTGCCCTTCATAGAGCGCTGCCTGCTGGTAAAGCGCTGTCATGACTGCTTTCTTCCCTTTTTGCCAGTCGGATTCCTGCATATTTTCTCGCATAGCATAAATATGCAGGTTTCCATCCCCTGCATGTCCGAAACCACGGATGCCAACGCCGTATTTTTCTTCCAAACCATGGGCAAACTGCATAAACTCAGCCACCATTTTTCGTGGTACTACAACGTCGCATTCATCGATTTCACCGGCAGCTGCCTTGATGCCCTCCAGAAAAGCGCTGCGAGCGCTCCAAATGGATTCTTTGCGCTCCGCTGTATCCGCAATCAGCACATCCAGAGCGCCGTTGTCTAAACATAAATCAGCGGCTGCCTCATAGATCTGCTCTAGTTCCGCCGGACTGTTGCCATCGAAGCTGAGCAATAAATAGGCCGGCGCTGAATGATCCGGGAAATGTTTGCCCAGAAAATGTTCCGCTGCTATGATCGTTTCACGTTCAAAAAACTCCACCGCCACCGGATTCGTGCGTGACTGCAGTATGAAAGGCACCGTATTGATCGCAGTTTTCAAATCCGCAAAGGGAACAAGTAAACTGATTGTTTCAGACGGGTAAGGCAGCAATTTCAAAATCGCTTTGGTCACGACCGCCAGCGTTCCTTCCGAACCAATAATCAAATCTTTCAGATCATAACCGGAAGAATTCTTCGCGACCTTGCCATTGAGATTGAGAATCGTGCCGTTTGCCAAAACCACTTCCAAGCCACGGATATAATCCCGGGTGACACCATATTTTACAGCCCGCATGCCGCCGGCATTCGTAGAAATATTGCCGCCGATGCTGGCGCTTTTTTCACCCGGATCCGGCGGGT harbors:
- a CDS encoding amidohydrolase, whose translation is MLFQNIAFLDANHKVIPNGYVAVENKRIAYAGETPPQGDFGECYRGEGKLLLPGFVNSHSHTPMTLLRGYGENMALASWLNNCIFPFEAHWKPSEIYYATLLGIAEMARFGIVSTTDMYYFVPQIADAFLSAGMKANLSHTLVGTYGGDFNRSPVSLETRRVHSEYHGADDGLIRIDVGLHGEYTTDEKMVRGAVGLAKELQTGIHVHLCETKEETEGCRSRHQGFTPVQYFNRLGLFDVPVTAAHGVWLEAEDYAILQEHQVTVATCPKSNLKLASGILPYLNLKQAGIRVALGTDGAASNNNLNMLEEMRFFALLQKTKYNDPTLVTPAEALQAAVGNGWRAQRREDCGILATGYRADLTVLDTTSPSWQPVHQMLSNLLYAASGSDVCLTMVDGKVIYRDGDYPTIDLERVYFEVEAAKKRILGELKMESAR
- a CDS encoding FAD-binding oxidoreductase — encoded protein: MPTYQQITAEHLAALRRILTADRVLAGDAIAAEYGHDELSGMIVMPQVVLQPLSAAEVAEILQFANEQRIPVTPRGQGTGLVGGCVPVLGGITLDMSKMNHILELDLDNLTLTVEPGVLLMDVTKFVEERQLFYPPDPGEKSASIGGNISTNAGGMRAVKYGVTRDYIRGLEVVLANGTILNLNGKVAKNSSGYDLKDLIIGSEGTLAVVTKAILKLLPYPSETISLLVPFADLKTAINTVPFILQSRTNPVAVEFFERETIIAAEHFLGKHFPDHSAPAYLLLSFDGNSPAELEQIYEAAADLCLDNGALDVLIADTAERKESIWSARSAFLEGIKAAAGEIDECDVVVPRKMVAEFMQFAHGLEEKYGVGIRGFGHAGDGNLHIYAMRENMQESDWQKGKKAVMTALYQQAALYEGQVSGEHGIGWEKQEYLLQRLGRAQVCLMQAVKQVFDPYAILNPQKIFKPA